The Geothrix oryzae DNA window GCGGCCGAGTCGCGGGAATCGGAGACCAGGACGCCCTCCTGGACCTCCCCCATTCGGTTCTTGCCTTTCCATGCGTAAGCGGGCATGCGGACCTCGGCGAGCGGCTAGGAACGGTGGTGAACCCAGGATAGGCAGGAATGGCGCATTCGAGAAGACCTAGGTGTACTTGATGTTGGGGTTCCGCCCCCCAAGGGCCGGATTGACGGGCGAGGCCGGGGTGGCGGTCCGGCCGCCGGCGGTGCCGACGCCCACGCCCCGGTTGATGAGCTCGCGCAGTTCGTCGGTGTTGGAGGAGTAGTCGAAGGCGGCTTCCTGCGTGATCTCCTTCTTCAGCACCAGGTCGGACAGGCTCTGGTTGAAGGTCTGCATGCCGTACTTCGTCTGGCCGGCCTGCATGGTGCCGTAGATCTGGTGGATCTTGTCCTCGCGGATGAGGTTCCGGATGGCGGCGTTGGGGATCATGATCTCCAATGCCAGGGCGCGCCCCTTGCCGCCGGCCTTGGGAATGAGGCTCTGACAAATGACGCCTTCCAGCACCAGCGAAAGCTGGGCCCGCACCTGCGGCTGCTGGTGGGACGGGAAGACATCGATGATGCGGTTGATGGTCTGCACCGTGCTGTTGGTATGCAGGGTGGCGAAGGTGAGGTGGCCCGTCTCGGCGATGGTGAGGGCCGACTCGATGGTCTCCAGATCCCGCAGCTCGCCCACCAGCACCACATCGGGATCCTGGCGGAGGGCTGATCGCAGCGCTTTCTTGAAGCTGTGGGTGTCCGCATGGATCTCGCGCTGGTTCACCAGGGCCCGGCGGTGCTTGTGGACATATTCCACCGGGTCCTCGATGGTGAGGATGTGGACCGGCTCCTCGGCGTTGATCTTGTCCACCATGGCGGCCAGAGTCGTGGACTTGCCGGATCCGGTCACACCCGTGACCAGAACCAGGCCCCGGGGCTTGTCGCAGAGGGCCTGCACCGAGGGTGGTAAGCCCAGCTGATCGAAGCTGCGGATGTTCTCGGGGATGGTGCGGAACACGCCCGCCGTGGCGCCGCGCTGGTTGAAGACATTGGCGCGGAACCGGGCCACGCCCTGGAGGCCGAACGAGAAGTCCACCTCCAGATCCTCCTCCAGGCGATGCTTCTGCTGGTCGGTCATGACCCCGTAGCAGAGCCAACGGGTCTGGGAAGCGTCCAGGGGCGGCAGCTTGAGGGGGACCATGCGCCCGTCGATGCGGATCTGGGGCGCGGAATCCGTGGTGATGTGGAGGTCCGTTCCCCCGTACTCCACCATGGTCTTGAGGAGCTGCTGCAACGGGGCCACATAGTTCGAACCGACTTCGCTCATGGGAACCTCGCCTAGAGAACGGTTTCGCGGATGATCTCTTCGATGGTGGTGACGCCGTCCAGGACTTTGCGGCAGCCCGAGCGCCGGAGGGTGATCATGCCCTCTTTCTGCCCCTGCTCGCGCAGTTCGATGGCCGAAGCGCCCGTGAGGATCATGTCCTTGAGGGTCTCGGACATCTCCAGCACTTCGTAGAGGCCCACCCGCCCCTTGTAGCCGCGCTTGTTGCAGACCTCGCAGCCCACGGTCTTGTAGAAGGTGATGCCCCTCTGGATCTCTTCGGGCGTGAAGCCCACCTTGAGGAGGGCCTCCTCGGGCTGGTGGTGGGTGTCCACGGCCTTGCAGTTCGTGCAGAGGCGTCGCACGAGGCGCTGGGCGCAGATGATGTTCACGGAGGTCGCGACGAGGAAGGGTTCGACGCCCATGTTCATGAGGCGGTTGATGGTGCTGGGGGCGTCGTTGGTGTGCAGGGTGGACAGCACCAGGTGGCCCGTGAGGCTCGCCTTGATGGCGATCTCGGCCGTCTCGAAGTCGCGGATCTCGCCGACCAGGATGATGTTGGGGTCCTGCCGCAGGAACGAGCGCAGGGCCGCGGCGAAGTTCAGGCCGATCTGCTCCTTCATCTGCACCTGATTGATGCCGGGGAAGTTGAACTCCACGGGATCCTCGGCCGTGAGGATATTGGTATCCACGGTGTTGAGCTTGGCGATGGACGAGTACAGGGTGTTCGTCTTGCCCGACCCCGTGGGCCCGGTGACGAGCACCATGCCGTAGGGCTTGGAGATCTGCCGGTCCCAGCGGTCGAGGCTCTCCTGCTCGAAGCCCAGCTTGGTGAGGTCGAGCATCAGCTTGTCGCTGTCGAGCAGCCGCAGCACGATCTTCTCGCCGAAGAGGGTCGGCAGGATGCTCACGCGATAGTCGATGACCTTCTGCTTGCCGCCCATGTTCACGCGCAGCTTGATGCGACCGTCCTGGGGCAGACGCTTCTCGGCGATGTTGAGCTTGGCCAGGATCTTCACGCGGGAGGTGAGGGGGTCCTTCAGCTTCAGGTTCGGGCGCATCACCTCCATGAGGATGCCGTCGATGCGGAACCGGATGCGGTAGTTCTTCTCGTAGGGCTCGATGTGGATGTCGGAGGCGCCGCGCTTGATGGCGTCGATGAGCACCATGTTCACCAGCTTGACCACCGGTGCGTCTTCGCTGCCCTTCTTCAGGGCGCCGACATTGATGCTGTCTTCCTCGTCGTCCGTGGTGTCGAATTCGGCGTCGGCGTCGAGTTCCTGTTCCAGGTCCGCCAGGTCGAACTGCTCGTCCGCCTCATTGAATGGGGAGGTTCCCCCGCTGGTATCGGTGGGCCCGGCGGCGGCGGCCCCGCCCGCGTAGGAGCTCCGGCCCTGGGTGCCGTCGGCCAGGCGCACGGCGCTGGCGCCCCCGTAGTATTTCTCGACCGCCCGGACGAGCCCCATCTCGCTGGAGACCACCGGATCCACATTGTAGCCCGTGTGGAAGCGCACATCGTCCATGGCGAAGATGTCGGTGGGATCGGACATGGCCAGGGTCAGCACATTGCCCGTGCGCTGAAGGGGCAGCACCTTGTGGCGCTGGGCCAGGTCCTTGGGGATGAGGGCGATGACGCTCGAATCGATGGGCGGCCACTGTTCCAGGTCCGCGGCGGGCACGCCGTACTGCATGCCCAGGAAGCTCACGATGTCCTGATCCGAACAGAAGCCCTGCCGGACGACGATGCTTCCAAGCTTGCCCCCCTCCCGCCGCTGGATTTTCATCACTTCTTCCAGCTGGGCATCCGTGATGAGCTGGGCCTTGACGAGCATTTCCCCGAGCTTGCTGACCACTGGCTGCCTCCGGATGGGGTGAGGCGATGGTATCACCACCCGAAGCGTCCTGAAGTCCAACCCATTGTATGCTTTTGCCATGCCCGCCCCAGGAACCCCGCCCCAGCGCCTGCTGCTGGCCCGGCAGTTGATCCGGGAGAAGGGCCTGTCCAGAAGCGACCTGACGCTGCTGGAGGACATCCTCCGGGAGGGGGCCGGGGATCTGGACCCCCTGCTCGGTTCGGCCCCGCAGGAGGCGGCTCCGGTCGAGGAATCGACGGCCCAGGCGAGCTTGCGGCGCAACCTGGGACTCTTCCTGGCCTTCCTGCACCAGTTTTCCGCCCGCCGCCTCGGGGAATCCCGGGCGGCCATGGCCCTGGTCATGCAGCACGGGCTGGGGCGCCTGGGCGATCAGGCCGAGGCCGCCCACCGGGAGCTCATGGTGGAGCTGCAGCAGCCGGAATGGGTGGGGCAGCTGCTGGACCTCCTGGCTTCCCTGCGGGCCATGGCCCCCACCCCCGCCGAGGATGCCGGAGCCCTCCGGACCTTGTGGGCCGCCTTCCTGGCGGACCACCGCGACTCCTTCCGGCAGATCCTGGCCGCGATCCAGGCCCCGGAAGGCGGTTCCGAAGCCGTGGCGCGGCTGAACGCCCAGATGAAGTCCTTGAACCGGGCCATCCAAGGGCAGGGACGGCTGGAGGAGGCCCTGGCCCGGCTGGCGGAGCAGCTGGAATCCTGCATCCCCAAGGAGATCCACGCCCGCGTGGAGCCGCTGATCCTCCTCGAGCATGTCATCTCCAACCTCCGCCTGAGCCTGCTGCGCCCCCTCGACCGGGGCATCCACTGGCCCGCCGTGGAGCAGGTCCGGGGCAGCCTGCGCTGGCTCTGGGACAACCTGGGCTGGACCCTGCCCCGCATGGACGCCGAGCTGCTCAGGGACCGCATGCCCACCGAGCTACGGCGCCTGCTGGGGCAGATCCGCCAGGAGGACCGAGCGGCCTTCTCCGTGGTGGCCCGGGCCCTGGCCAGCCACATTTCCCTGCTGGGTCTGCTGGAATCCATCGAGCCCGCCGCCGGAGGGAATCTCCGCGACCGCTACGCCGCCGTCCCCACCTTCTTCGTCGTCGAATCGGAGCTGGGCCGCATGTCGGAGCGGGTCTATGATCCCGAGCGCGCCGCCCTCCTGGACCCGGATCGACCGGAAGCCCCCAGGCTCCGGGCCTACCTGCGGCAGGCGGTGCTGAGCCTGCAGCAGGATCAGGGGACCCTGCGGAGCCTCCTCCAGCAGGCGTTGGCCGGCCAGGATGCCGACCAGCTGGCCCAGACCCTCGACAGCCTGAAGGCCCTCCTCGTGAACCACCAGAAGCAGCTCATGGGCGAGCTGGTGGGGATCTTCTCGCCGGATGTCCAGCACCGGCTCTTCCCCGAATCGCCCAGCATGATGGAGGAGGGCGAGCGGCTCCGACTGCGGATCCAGCGGCTCTGGGAGCAGGTCCCCCCCCTGCATGGCCAGCTTCTCCTCCACCTCGAACTCCAGGATTGGCCCCGTCTGGCCCTCGGCCTGTCGCAGACCTACCGTCACCTGCTGGCTTTCCGGCGCAGCCCGGAGTTCCCCCTAATGCGGCGGCCCGACCGGGAGGAGGGCGAGCGGCTCATCCAGGACCTGGGGCGTCTGCTGGAGTCCCCGGAGGATGTGCCCCAGGCCCTTCGCGACGGGATGGACCTGCTGGGCGAGCTGATGCGCTTCCTGGAGCTCTTCCTGCTGCGCATCAATGCCCGGGTGCCGCTGATCCGGCAGGATCTCGAGGTGGCCCAGGAGGCCCTGAAGCTCGTCGCCAGCCTGAAGCAGGGTCCCACGGGCCCCGAGCGCACCCGGCTCTCCCACAAGCTCATCCAGACCGCCAAGCGGCTGGGCGTCCGCGACTCCCAGGCCCTGACCCTCCTCAAACGGTGGGTCCGGGCCGAGCGCAGCCAGCGGGAGGGCTCCCTTCCTGCACTGGAACAGCTGGCCGCCCACCTGCGTCAGCTGGCCCTGCGGCTCGAAGCGGCCCTGGGCTGAGCGCGCACCCCCGGCCCTCGAAACCCCGCCCTTGATTGAATCGATCCATCGGAGTCCCATGCACCGCATCCACTGGCTGGAGCCGCACCCCTCCAAGGCCGGAGACGCCCTTCGCGTGGCGCTGACCGAGTGGGGCTACGAGGCCGTCCCCGGGCCGGGGCCGGGCTCGCTGGTCCTGGTGGCCGAACGGCCGGACCCGCGACTGATCCCGGCCGAAGGTTCGGAGCTGCTGTGGTGGGTCCAGGAGGCCAGTGCCGAAGAAGTCAGCGCCGTCCTGGGCCTGAGGCCGGGCTGGGTCCTTCTGCAGGATCACCCCCTGGAGGCGGTCCGGGAGGCCCTGCACCACCTGCGGCACCGGGACCTGGGCAGCGAAGGCTGGCTGCGCCAGATGCTGCATTTGGCCTCGCTGGACGATCTGCTGCGCCTCGTGCTGGAGCGGGCCATCCGCCTGTCCGGGGCCCGGGGCGGCGCCATCTGGCTGCGCCGGGACGACCTCTTCTACCAGCGCGCCGGCGATGGCGCCTTCCCGGAGGCCCCCCTGCCCCGGCAGGAAGCCGCGGACCTGGTGCGCCGCGGCGAGGCCTTCCTCCTGGCCGCCTCGGAACAGCTGGGCATCCTTCGGCTGCTGGATCCGAAGGAGGCCCCAGAGCGCTGCCTCCGCGGCTTCGACGATGTGGAGCCCCTGCTGCTCAATGCCTGGCGCCTGGAGGAGAGCCGGGCCCTCTCCTTCAAGGACGATCTCACCGTCGCCCAGAACCGCCGTTGTCTCGAGGCAGAGCTGCCCCAGGCGGTCCGGACCGCCGCCGCCAAGGGGGAGCCCCTCGCGCTGCTGTTCCTCGATGTGGACGACCTCAAGCGGGTGAACACCAGCCATGGCCATCCCGCGGGCAGCATCCTGCTGGAGGCCGTGGCCCACACCGCCCAGCGCCTCTGCCGGGCGCACGACCGCCTCTACCGCTACGGCGGCGACGAGTTCTGCATCCTCATGCCCAGCACGACTTCCCGGGGCGCCCGGAAGCTCGGCGAGCGGCTGCTGCAGACGCTCCGGGAACAGCCGGTAGCGTTCGGCTCCAACCACCTCGCCATCTCCCTCAGCGCCGGCGTCGCCGCCTTCCCCGAGCATGCCGACGGGGCCGGCCACCTCATCGAACAGGCCGACCGCGCCCTCCTGCGGGCCAAGGAGGAAGGCAAGGGACGGGTGGTGATGGCGCGCTCGTAGACGCCCCTAGGCCGCCGGGTCGAGCCCCTGCAGTCTACTTCCGCTTCTTCTTTCCGCCCTTTTCCGAACCGAACACCTTGGCGAGGAAACCCTCCCCCTCGCCCGATGCGGCCTCGCCGTCGAGGCTGCGGCGGAGCTGCTCCACGAGCTGGCGCTGCTCGGCGCTGAGCGACTTCGGCACCGCCACCCGGAGGTGGAGGTACAGGTCGCCCCGCCCACTGCCCTGGAGACGCGGCACGCCGGCATTCACCAGCTTCACGACATGGTCCGCGGGAGTGCCGGCCGCCAGCTTCACCTTGTCCGCGCCGTAGGGTGTCTCCACTTCGAGCGAGCCGCCGGTCACCAGCAGGGGCCAGGAGACCTCCAGCCGCTGGTGCAGGTCGCTGCCGTCACGCTCGTAGCGCGGATCCGGCTCCACATCGAACACCACATAGAGGTCGCCGGTCCGGCCCCCGAACCGCCCGGCCTCGCCCTGGTTCTGGAGTCGCAGCCGGGTGCCCCGGTCCACGCCCGCAGGGATCTTGAAGCTGACCTTGGATTTGCGGTGGCTGCGCCCCTCGCCGTGGCAGGTCCGGCAGGGCTTGGGGATGATGCGGCCTCGGCCTTCGCAGCGCGGACAGGGGGTGAGCATCTGAAAGAAGCCCTGGCGCACGGCCACTTGGCCCGCCCCCCGGCACTGGGGGCAGGTTTCGGGGCGGGATCCCGCCTCGCAGCCGGAGCCATGGCAGGTGTCGCAGGCCTCCAGCCGGGGGATGCTGAGTTCGACGGAATCCTTGCCGAAGATGGCGTCGCGGAAGCTGAGCTTCAGGTTGTACTGCAGGTCCGAGCCGCGCTCCTCGCCGCCGGCCCGGCGGCGGCCGCCGCCCCCCCCGAAGAGGTCGCCGAAGAGGCCGCCGCCGAA harbors:
- a CDS encoding type IV pilus twitching motility protein PilT gives rise to the protein MAPLQQLLKTMVEYGGTDLHITTDSAPQIRIDGRMVPLKLPPLDASQTRWLCYGVMTDQQKHRLEEDLEVDFSFGLQGVARFRANVFNQRGATAGVFRTIPENIRSFDQLGLPPSVQALCDKPRGLVLVTGVTGSGKSTTLAAMVDKINAEEPVHILTIEDPVEYVHKHRRALVNQREIHADTHSFKKALRSALRQDPDVVLVGELRDLETIESALTIAETGHLTFATLHTNSTVQTINRIIDVFPSHQQPQVRAQLSLVLEGVICQSLIPKAGGKGRALALEIMIPNAAIRNLIREDKIHQIYGTMQAGQTKYGMQTFNQSLSDLVLKKEITQEAAFDYSSNTDELRELINRGVGVGTAGGRTATPASPVNPALGGRNPNIKYT
- the pilB gene encoding type IV-A pilus assembly ATPase PilB, with amino-acid sequence MVSKLGEMLVKAQLITDAQLEEVMKIQRREGGKLGSIVVRQGFCSDQDIVSFLGMQYGVPAADLEQWPPIDSSVIALIPKDLAQRHKVLPLQRTGNVLTLAMSDPTDIFAMDDVRFHTGYNVDPVVSSEMGLVRAVEKYYGGASAVRLADGTQGRSSYAGGAAAAGPTDTSGGTSPFNEADEQFDLADLEQELDADAEFDTTDDEEDSINVGALKKGSEDAPVVKLVNMVLIDAIKRGASDIHIEPYEKNYRIRFRIDGILMEVMRPNLKLKDPLTSRVKILAKLNIAEKRLPQDGRIKLRVNMGGKQKVIDYRVSILPTLFGEKIVLRLLDSDKLMLDLTKLGFEQESLDRWDRQISKPYGMVLVTGPTGSGKTNTLYSSIAKLNTVDTNILTAEDPVEFNFPGINQVQMKEQIGLNFAAALRSFLRQDPNIILVGEIRDFETAEIAIKASLTGHLVLSTLHTNDAPSTINRLMNMGVEPFLVATSVNIICAQRLVRRLCTNCKAVDTHHQPEEALLKVGFTPEEIQRGITFYKTVGCEVCNKRGYKGRVGLYEVLEMSETLKDMILTGASAIELREQGQKEGMITLRRSGCRKVLDGVTTIEEIIRETVL
- a CDS encoding GGDEF domain-containing protein encodes the protein MHRIHWLEPHPSKAGDALRVALTEWGYEAVPGPGPGSLVLVAERPDPRLIPAEGSELLWWVQEASAEEVSAVLGLRPGWVLLQDHPLEAVREALHHLRHRDLGSEGWLRQMLHLASLDDLLRLVLERAIRLSGARGGAIWLRRDDLFYQRAGDGAFPEAPLPRQEAADLVRRGEAFLLAASEQLGILRLLDPKEAPERCLRGFDDVEPLLLNAWRLEESRALSFKDDLTVAQNRRCLEAELPQAVRTAAAKGEPLALLFLDVDDLKRVNTSHGHPAGSILLEAVAHTAQRLCRAHDRLYRYGGDEFCILMPSTTSRGARKLGERLLQTLREQPVAFGSNHLAISLSAGVAAFPEHADGAGHLIEQADRALLRAKEEGKGRVVMARS
- the dnaJ gene encoding molecular chaperone DnaJ, coding for MKRDYYEVLGVTREAGSDELKKAYRKLAMELHPDRNPGNKEAEEKFKEAAEAYSVLSDPEKRKVYDQFGHAGLGGAGGGGQQFQFDPNQFADFEDILGSFFGGGLFGDLFGGGGGRRRAGGEERGSDLQYNLKLSFRDAIFGKDSVELSIPRLEACDTCHGSGCEAGSRPETCPQCRGAGQVAVRQGFFQMLTPCPRCEGRGRIIPKPCRTCHGEGRSHRKSKVSFKIPAGVDRGTRLRLQNQGEAGRFGGRTGDLYVVFDVEPDPRYERDGSDLHQRLEVSWPLLVTGGSLEVETPYGADKVKLAAGTPADHVVKLVNAGVPRLQGSGRGDLYLHLRVAVPKSLSAEQRQLVEQLRRSLDGEAASGEGEGFLAKVFGSEKGGKKKRK